CTGTGCCCTTAACCTGACCATCTGGCCACCATCCGCAGCGGGTTTTATATCAAAATGGTAGAAATCATATTGTTCCTCTTCTTCCTTATAAGGATAGCTTTTAATGATGGTAACTCTGCCGGCCCTGCCATCTTCCGGTTGCCTGAAACTGCACATCAGAGAGCCGATGTATAGCGGATCGCTATCGTCGTCGTAATAGTCGCTGTATTTTTCTTTTACGAGCGGGAGCGACAACATAGCAGTTACTTTTTCAACCGTGATCTTTTCCCGGAACTGCTGCTGATAGTATTCCATCGCAGAAAACTCTTGCTGAAGACTGATCCAGCCTTCCTCTATCAATGTCTTGTAATATTCCGGTGTTTGCTGTACATCAAGTGTATGCCATTCCTTATCCTCACCGGTAAGGGATTTGCAGACTATAGAGCGATGGCGTTTGGATTGATAATCGAAATAAAAGATCATCGCCGCATACTCCTCAAGATGTTGGAAATATACATTGGTGGAAAATGCCTGCTGCTGTGTTACCATTACCCTGGTATACCGCGAACCACGCCAGAACTTAAGCTGCTTCGCTTCTTCCGGCGAACTTCCGAACAGTGCGAAGAGCGGGGAAGTCCGGAATCGTTCCATGTTATTATCAGTCAGGTATTCGCTCTCAAAAATAAAAGGGATCTGCTCCCCGGCAATGGGCGCCGCTTCATCTTTCAGTAGGGGAGCACCTTCTTCAAGCCGCTTCGATATCTCCATGGTGCTCAGCCAGTCTTTGAAACTGTATATTTCTCCGTCTGTTTCTGCTTCATTCAATAAACAAGCGTCGTCAAATATGCTGGCAAGCACTTCCCTTGGATAATCGTCATACTCCTCATCAACGATGAGGAAAGGTATATCTGTTCTTTCCTTGTTAAAAAAACGCTGGTAGTCGAAATGATATTGATCAGTAGCCAGGAATACCTTTATTGTAATATGGCCCCGGACTTTTAAATCACCGTGATTGTAATCGCCCCAAAAGAGGCCATGAACAAGGAGATTACCGGCAACGTAGATTTCCTGCCCACCAGCCATGATGTTATCGGCTTCGAGGTCACCCAGCACAGTAAGACCAATAGCGCCATCAGTTTCATCGTTCATGATATGCTGCGCTTTCAGATTTCCTGTGATCAGTATCATGAAAATATTATCCCGGTGAGTTTCATCGCTAAGCCGGATATGGGTGTTGATGAAGTCGAGCCGGAGATTACCCGTGGCTGTATTGCCCTCATAAAAAGCGACGATATCGTCATTAATTTCTCCCGGCTTGTATTTATCTCTTTGTATTGCCCATGAATCTTCCGGCAACAGGTGTTTGATTTCCGAAAATTTTTTCGTCTGAAAAACTGGTTCCATCATCTATGGTTAATATTAAAAAGAAGAAAATGGATCAATGGGGAGGATCACAAACAATATGCAAATGATGTTTTCCATCATTAACCGGCGGCAAAGTATATAAAAAACAGATGCTGGCAAAGAAAAGAAGGAACGCCCTTGTGAATGCAGCAGAATTTCAGGAAATTCGCAGGAATGTTACGAAACTAAAGGCCTGTTTGGGTGGAGACACAACATTTTACCCTGCCATTGGCGGATACCATGACGATTGTTAAACACAGTAACTGTAAAATTCTAATATAATTTTCGGGTGAAAAAGATAGGATTAATGTCAGATACCCATAGCTATCTGCATCCACAGGTTTTCAGGTATTTTGAGGAAGTGGATGAGGTCTGGCACGCGGGAGATATCGGAAACAGGGAGCTGGCCGATAAAATAGAGGCATTCAAACCCTTCAGGGCAGTTTACGGAAACATCGATGGAGCGGATATCCGTATCCGTTATCCGGAAACGCTCCGTTTCAACCTCGAAGGGGTGGAGGTAATGATGACGCATATTGGCGGGTATCCGGGCAGGTACGCACCCGGGGTGAAAGAGCAACTGAAGCAGTACCGCCCTAAACTCTTTATTTGCGGTCACTCGCATATTCTCAAAGTAATGCCGGATCCGGCATTGCAGCTATTACACATGAACCCGGGAGCCTGCGGGCAACAGGGATGGCATAAAGTTAAAACGCTGTTGCGCTTTCAGCTGGAAAGTGGCAACATTCAGCAACTGGAAGTAATTGAGCTGCCGTAACCATCCCGGGAGCTTATAACCTGCAACGATTATGAACCTGCGAATATTAGTTTGGCTGTGTATCCTGAGTGG
The genomic region above belongs to Chitinophaga sp. 180180018-3 and contains:
- a CDS encoding metallophosphoesterase family protein, with amino-acid sequence MSDTHSYLHPQVFRYFEEVDEVWHAGDIGNRELADKIEAFKPFRAVYGNIDGADIRIRYPETLRFNLEGVEVMMTHIGGYPGRYAPGVKEQLKQYRPKLFICGHSHILKVMPDPALQLLHMNPGACGQQGWHKVKTLLRFQLESGNIQQLEVIELP